The Spirochaetota bacterium genome contains a region encoding:
- a CDS encoding diaminopimelate epimerase: MKFTKMHGIGNDYIYLDARGTPVKSPVKLAVQMSDRHTGIGSDGLILILKSKKADFMMRMFNADGSEAEMCGNGIRCFAKYVYDRELTKEKRISVETLAGIKHLDLFVRGGKVNTVRVDMGEPVLQRERIPMKGAPGMVIAETLMLDDGVKFEITAVSMGNPHAIIYVEDVKKFPVEKYGPMIENHDLFPNRTNVEFVQVVSPSEAIQRTWERGSGETLACGTGASAVTVAGVLTGRTIRQALVHLSGGDLFTEWRESDNRVYLTGPAVEVFHGEWPG, translated from the coding sequence ATCAAATTCACCAAGATGCACGGGATTGGGAACGATTACATCTACCTTGACGCGCGCGGCACGCCCGTGAAGTCCCCGGTGAAGCTCGCCGTGCAGATGAGCGACCGGCATACGGGGATCGGCTCCGACGGCCTCATACTCATCCTCAAATCGAAAAAGGCCGACTTCATGATGCGGATGTTCAACGCCGACGGCAGCGAGGCCGAGATGTGCGGGAACGGCATCCGCTGCTTCGCGAAGTACGTCTACGACCGCGAGCTCACAAAGGAAAAACGCATCTCCGTGGAAACGCTCGCGGGCATTAAACACCTGGACCTCTTCGTGCGCGGCGGGAAGGTGAACACGGTGCGCGTAGATATGGGCGAGCCGGTTCTCCAGCGCGAGCGTATTCCCATGAAGGGCGCTCCGGGCATGGTGATCGCCGAGACGCTCATGCTCGACGACGGGGTGAAATTCGAAATCACCGCGGTCTCCATGGGGAATCCCCACGCGATCATCTACGTCGAGGACGTGAAAAAATTTCCCGTGGAAAAATACGGTCCCATGATCGAGAACCACGACCTGTTCCCCAACAGGACCAACGTCGAGTTCGTGCAGGTCGTGAGCCCGTCGGAGGCGATACAGCGGACTTGGGAGCGCGGCTCGGGCGAGACGCTCGCCTGCGGTACGGGCGCATCGGCCGTCACGGTCGCGGGCGTCCTCACGGGACGAACGATCCGCCAGGCGCTGGTGCACCTTTCGGGCGGAGACCTGTTCACGGAATGGCGCGAGTCCGACAACCGCGTGTATCTCACAGGCCCGGCGGTGGAGGTCTTCCACGGCGAATGGCCCGGGTAA
- a CDS encoding polysaccharide deacetylase family protein — protein sequence MKRAPWIHIGIILFALLCGAGIIWSLVFSRGDAPVLVTDGLPSWRAKGSEDRSRNNSVPVLLYHNIDGAGGYSLDYEKLRAQFELLRTMGVHLVRLDTLVEHVALGKALPRKTVAISFDDDFFSFYEKLLPLAREFGYPVTLFVYTSQIFNRGDRNLTWKRLLEMERAGISIQCHSATHPDLVRLLEKNTPESRQKLFEEIYLAKRKMELYLGKEIRYFAFPYGRFTTTLAELCREAGFERTFSTEDGTNIMTRNNFCLRRRHIKKDDSEETVRAIVE from the coding sequence ATGAAACGCGCGCCCTGGATACACATTGGAATCATCCTGTTCGCCCTGTTATGCGGGGCGGGCATCATCTGGAGCCTTGTCTTCAGCCGGGGAGACGCGCCCGTGCTCGTTACCGACGGCCTTCCGTCATGGCGCGCCAAGGGCTCGGAGGACCGGTCCCGGAACAATTCGGTCCCGGTGCTCCTGTATCATAACATCGACGGCGCGGGGGGTTACTCCCTGGATTACGAAAAGCTCCGCGCACAATTCGAACTGCTGCGGACCATGGGGGTTCACCTGGTCAGGCTCGATACGCTCGTCGAGCATGTCGCCCTGGGCAAAGCCCTCCCCCGCAAGACCGTCGCGATCTCCTTCGACGATGATTTTTTCTCCTTCTATGAGAAGCTCTTACCCCTGGCGAGGGAATTCGGCTACCCCGTCACGCTGTTCGTATATACCTCGCAGATATTCAACCGCGGCGACAGGAACCTCACCTGGAAGCGCCTGCTCGAAATGGAGCGCGCGGGAATCTCCATACAGTGCCACTCGGCGACGCATCCGGACCTGGTGAGACTCCTGGAAAAGAACACGCCCGAATCGCGCCAGAAGCTCTTCGAGGAAATTTATCTTGCCAAAAGGAAGATGGAGCTTTACCTGGGAAAAGAAATTCGCTATTTCGCGTTTCCGTACGGGCGCTTCACGACGACGCTTGCCGAGCTCTGCCGCGAGGCGGGCTTCGAGCGCACCTTCTCCACCGAGGACGGGACCAATATCATGACGCGCAACAATTTCTGCCTGCGAAGACGGCACATCAAGAAGGACGATTCCGAGGAGACGGTCCGCGCGATCGTCGAGTGA
- a CDS encoding J domain-containing protein: MDLVHCYSLLEVPATATDEEVAKAFKKLAHRLHPDKNQNRIEWATRAMANLNIAYTTITSHRFENAQQAEPHEEERPAAQPPRPEPARARAASAQDYRENLQDDIITNRFIQSRETAKDALYRYFQYSLYNMFRRENPINRGIFNEVVTTLRKCFHEIKKLTPLTRDRELLEHFAVFGEMIFNFYRSSECVTIPDSYASMLDVEAYRMYRRGDEALHIAHKELFYDRHNRGSFRRDIVEAHILKAAHHFKDGLTGYPESTWEVETRIKLEYAVALRKYLALFFTGSDN, translated from the coding sequence ATGGATCTTGTACACTGCTACTCCCTGCTCGAGGTCCCCGCGACCGCCACCGACGAAGAGGTCGCGAAGGCCTTCAAGAAGCTCGCCCATCGCCTGCACCCGGACAAGAACCAGAACCGGATCGAGTGGGCCACCCGCGCGATGGCGAACCTGAACATCGCCTACACCACGATCACGAGCCACCGCTTCGAGAACGCCCAGCAGGCCGAACCCCACGAGGAGGAGCGCCCCGCCGCGCAGCCGCCCCGCCCGGAACCCGCGCGCGCCCGCGCCGCGTCCGCCCAGGACTACCGGGAAAACCTCCAGGACGACATCATCACGAACCGGTTCATCCAGTCGCGCGAAACCGCGAAGGACGCGCTCTACCGTTATTTCCAGTACAGCCTGTACAACATGTTCCGCCGGGAAAACCCGATCAACCGCGGCATCTTCAACGAGGTGGTGACGACGCTCCGGAAATGCTTTCACGAGATCAAGAAGCTCACCCCCCTCACCCGGGACCGCGAGCTCCTGGAGCATTTCGCGGTATTCGGGGAAATGATCTTCAATTTCTACCGGTCCTCCGAATGTGTGACGATCCCGGATTCCTACGCGAGCATGCTCGACGTGGAGGCCTACCGCATGTACCGGCGCGGGGACGAGGCGCTGCACATCGCCCACAAGGAGCTCTTCTACGACCGGCACAACCGCGGAAGCTTCCGGCGCGACATCGTCGAGGCGCACATCCTCAAGGCCGCCCATCACTTCAAGGACGGGCTCACGGGCTACCCCGAGTCCACCTGGGAGGTCGAGACGCGCATCAAGCTCGAGTACGCCGTCGCGCTTCGAAAATACCTTGCGCTCTTCTTCACCGGCTCCGATAACTGA
- a CDS encoding manganese efflux pump gives MHTGSELITILGIATGLAMDAFSVCLAAGLVIPEPTRRHYFRLSFHFGLFQFMMPILGYFAGSLVETLIADYDHWVALGLLAAIGGKMVVESFGEKHGGSDTAPDPSRGWSLVVLSIATSIDALAVGLSMGMMAKPILVPSIIIGIICAAFSILGLRLGRHAGALLGNRVERAGGILLIAIGVKIVLEHIGII, from the coding sequence ATGCATACCGGCTCCGAGCTCATCACCATCCTGGGAATCGCGACGGGGCTCGCGATGGACGCCTTCAGCGTGTGCCTCGCGGCCGGGCTCGTCATCCCGGAGCCCACGCGGCGGCACTATTTCCGCCTCTCGTTCCATTTCGGGCTCTTCCAGTTCATGATGCCCATCCTGGGCTACTTCGCCGGCAGCCTCGTCGAGACGCTCATAGCGGACTATGACCACTGGGTCGCGCTGGGTCTCCTCGCGGCCATAGGCGGGAAGATGGTGGTGGAGTCGTTCGGGGAAAAGCACGGGGGGTCCGATACCGCTCCCGATCCGTCGCGCGGGTGGTCGCTCGTCGTGCTCTCGATCGCGACGAGCATAGACGCCCTGGCCGTGGGGCTTTCCATGGGTATGATGGCAAAGCCCATCCTCGTACCGAGCATCATCATCGGGATTATCTGCGCCGCGTTCTCCATCCTGGGCCTTCGCCTGGGCCGGCACGCCGGCGCCCTCCTGGGCAATCGCGTGGAACGCGCCGGGGGAATCCTCCTCATCGCGATCGGCGTGAAGATCGTGCTGGAGCATATCGGCATCATTTGA